The sequence AGCCTTTAATGGGCAAGAATGTTTAACGGTTGTAGAAGAAAAAATGCCAGATGTGCTACTGCTTGACATCATTATGCCCCATTTGGATGGGCTTGCTGTGCTGGAACGTTTAAGTCAACGAGAGAAAAAGCCACAAATTATCATGTTGACTGCTTTTGGCCAGGAAGATGTAACGAAAAGAGCCGTCGATTTTGGCGCTTCCTATTATGTATTAAAACCATTTGATATGGATGCATTAATGGAGAAGATCAGAGAGATAGGCGGTAGCAAAAAAGCGAAGCGGACAAGAACATCCTCTTTGTCGTTTCATACTGCTCCTCGCCCTGAAGAAAGGCAAGTCAACTTGGATGCGAGCATTACAAGCATCATTCATGAAATTGGTGTGCCAGCGCATATAAAAGGGTACATGTATTTGCGTGAAGCGATTACGATGGTTTATAAAGACATTGAACTTCTTGGCTCGATCACAAAAGTGCTTTATCCGGACATCGCTAAGAAATTCAACACGACAGCGAGCCGAGTCGAACGGGCCATCCGCCATGCGATTGAAGTCGCCTGGAGCAGAGGGAACATTGACTCCATTTCAAATTTATTTGGCTATACAGTAAGCCAGTCAAAGGCCAAACCAACCAACTCTGAATTTATTGCAATGGTCGCTGACAAGCTACGGATAGAACATAAGGTCAGCTGAAACTCGAATAGGCAAGAAACCAAGCGCTTAAGCCGAAGTGTCTTGGTTTTTTTGCGTAAAAAGAACGAATGGGCCCATACTAAAGGAGAGGTGGTGGCTATGGCACTTACAAAAAGGATGTCCTTTCCCCCGTTGTTAGAAAGGACAAATAGAAAAAACCCATTAAGTACACAGGCAGGACGAGCTAATTTGGGCAATCAATGGTTGTGTGCTAAAGACGTTCGTCCGTTAAAGCGTGGCGTTCCTAGATGATTACATTGTTTTTATTATTGCCGCTCCTTTCCATCGCCCTGAGTGTCGGTTTTGCCGATGCTGGATGGACATTATCAGACAGTAGTAGCAAAAGGAAAATGCCATTTAGCCTAGGGGCTTTTATCTTATACAGCTATGCTGCTTTATGCGGCCAACTAGCAGTGTCGGTGGCCTTTTTTTCTTATTTGCCGTTAGCGTACGCCACGCTTGTTTGGGCAATTGGTTTTTATTATGATTGGCGCAGGAGCAACGATGTCACGAGAAGCGTTTTCGCTTGGAATGATCCACTGATTCTTATTGGGATTTTAGCTGCTATGTTGTTCGCTTGGCAGTTGACAAGCACGGTTAGCTTCTGGCATTGGCTTATCGCGATTGCGTTGTTGGTGATGCTACCTTACACCGGACAAAAGATCAACAAACATCCACTTTTCTTATGGAAAGCCAGCTTCTGTTTTCTTGTTGTTGTCTTTTTCGTCATCGAGACGCCTCAATTCGCCGACGTACTATACGTTGTCACGGTGTTTTATATTGCTTTTGTATTGGAGGGAGAACGTGAAGCTTGTTTCGGTACAAGCGGGGCGTTGTTGCTCGGGAGCATGGCGGCGATTTGGGCCATATCTACCCATTCCTTGACGCTGCAATTTGCTTGTTTAGGCGTATCCATGTTTTTGGCCTATATACCGTTGGCACGACCGTCTAGCGGAATAGGCGTTCTTCGCTGGATTGGCGAATTAGGAATAAGCAAGCATGAATAAAAAGCATAACGAGCTCGCTATGCTTTTTTTCGCGTAAATGAACGAGTGACTTTTCCTCGTTTTTTATCACGGTGAAAAATAAAACCGGCCAAAAACCACATCCCTAACGCAAAAAAGAGCAATCCTGCCAAAAATTGAACCCAAATGGCCGGATAAGGCTGTTGTTGAATAAAGAAAAAGGCGTCGCGCATTAGCTTGATTCCATAGCCTGCGCCGATAATCGGAATAAGCAATATGCATAAAGCGATCACTCTGCCCATGATATCCCAACTTTCAAAAAGTCGCTTTGTTTCTGAAGTATTCTTTCTCTATTGTAAAGGAGTTTGCCAAAAAAGTACATGTATTAGTTGCATCCTGGGCGTAATTGTACGATACTTAAAGAACTAATAGTAGCGTATATGACCAAGTCCTAATTTTGGGGTGATAGAGTGAACAGCGCAATTTTTGTAGGCTCTGGCAATGAATCAAAACAGTTACTAGCCGTGCTTTTGCAATTAGAATTGTTTACGTCAATCGCAGTAATATCAAAAGAGGCCCCGATTCAAGCGCTTGCCAAAAAGCATCGACTGCCTTGTTACCCTGATGAACAAGAAGGGATACAACCAGCCGACGTTGCTATTAGCGATGATCCGCGCTGGGATTCATTCTGTGTAAAAAGATGGACGTTCCAAATGGCGTGGGAAAAAGTGCTGGAAGCAATCAAAGACGACTTGCTTATGAAAAAAGCGATTCATGCGATTCAAGACGGGATGATTGTTGTCAATCGCTTTGCCCAAGTTCAATTTATGAATGAAGCTGCCGCACATATGGCTGGTGTTGAACTTGCCAAAGCAATTGGCAAGCCGATTCAAACACTTTTGCCCTCGAGCGGCTTACCACGGGTGATCGAAACACAACAACCGGAGTATAACCAATTGCATGAATTTGATAATGGCACAGTTATTGTCACGACCCGTGTGCCCCTTATTTTTGGCGGTGCGTGCAGCGGCGCAATTGCGGTCTTTAAAGATGTGACAGAAGCGACGCAATTGGCCGAACAAGTTACGGACTTGCGTAGTATTCAAACGATGCTCGAAGCAATCATAAATTCATCCAACGATGCGATTTCAGTCGTTGATGAGAACGGGACAGGCTTAATGGTCAATCCCGCTTATACGAAGCTGACCGGCCTTAACAGCGATCAAATAATCGGTCAGCCGGCAACAGCTGACATTTCTGAAGGGGAAAGCATCCATATGCAAGTGTTGCGGACGAAAAAACCTGTCCGTGGGGCACGGTTGAAACTAGGGCCCCATAAAAAAGATGTCATCGTGAATGTTGCCCCTGTAATTGTTGATGGCGAACTGAAAGGAAGCATCGGTGTCATCCATGATGTGTCTGAATTGAATCGCCTATCGTCCCAGCTACAGCATGCACAAAAACGGCTGGCAACATTAGAGGCGACCTATTCCTTTTCCGAAATTGTCGGCACTTCGAAAGAGATGGCATTTGCGATTGAACAAGCAAAGCGCGGCGCGAAAACGTCGTTTCCCATTTTGCTGTTAGGGGAAACAGGTACAGGGAAAGAATTGTTTGCCCATGCGATACATAACGAAAGCGAACGGAAAGGGCAGCCATTTGTCCGCGTAAATTGTGCAGCATTGACTGAGACGCTGCTTGAGTCAGAGCTGTTTGGCTATGAACAAGGTGCTTTCTCAGGAGCATTAAAATCTGGGAAAAAAGGGTTGTTTGAAGAAGCAGAGCATGGCAGCATTTTTTTAGACGAAATTGGAGAAATGTCTCCTAATACACAAGCAAAACTGCTGCGTGTTTTACAAGAACAGGAAATCGTTCGGGTTGGTGGCACAAAACCAATTCCTATCCATGTCCGGGTCATCGCTGCCACAAATGTCGATTTAGAGGGAGCGATTCGTGAAAAACGATTCCGAGAAGATTTGTATTACCGGCTTAATAAATTGCCAATCCGCATTCCGCCTTTGCGTGAGCGGCTAAGTGATTTGCCTGCGTTAATTGACCATCTCCTCAGAAAGTTAAATTTAGATTATGGCCATAACATCCAGTCGATTTCAAAACTTGTTCTTTCCCGTTTCGAAGGGTATTATTGGCCGGGGAATGTTCGCGAACTTGAAAACGTCCTTGCCCGTTCGATGATTTATATGGATCTCGGCGCGACAGAATTAACGGACGTCTCGCTGCCCCAGGAATTTGGCCAGTCAGGTAAAAGGGAAGTTAGCCATGCTGCTGCCCCAAAACAACTTCAGGCGTTTTTAGCTGAAAAAGAAAAGGAACATTTGCGACAAACGCTTGCTGAAGTAGATGGTGTAAAGACAGAAGCGGCGAAATTACTTGGGATCTCCATTCGCTCGCTCTATTACAAGCTTGAAAAATACAACCTCGCATAATTTTGCCTGCAAAAATATGCACGCCTGCAAAAACATGCAGGAAATAACAGCCAATGTCAGCTGTTTTTATGCCTAAAAGATTGGCATATCTTTTGCATGTTTGTTTAAGGAACAAGCGGCAATAGAGCCATAGCTTGAGTTAAGGGGGACCAACAACATGGAATTATTTGCAAAGATGGTAGAGCGCGATTACGAACAAGTAGTCGTGTGCCAAGATAAAACATCAGGATTAAAAGCAATTATTGCGATTCATGACACCACACTTGGGCCTGCGTTAGGGGGAACAAGAATGTGGAAGTACGACACGGAAGAGGAAGCGATTGAAGATGTGCTCCGTCTGGCTAGAGGGATGACATATAAAAACGCCGCAGCTGGTCTGAATTTGGGTGGAGGAAAGGCCGTTATTATTGGCGATCCACGCTCAAATAAAAATGAGGAAATGTTCCGGGCGTTTGGCCGCTATATCCAAGGGCTTAATGGCCGTTACATTACGGCTGAGGATGTGGGCACGACCGTTGAAGATATGGATATGATCCATCAGGAAACAGACTATGTGACCGGGATTTCGCCAGCATTTGGCGCTTCGGGCAATCCTTCTCCAGTGACTGCTTATGGCGTTTATGTAGGGATGAAAGCAGCGGCGAAAGAAGGGTTTGGTTCTGAGGACTTAGCTGGGAAAACGATAGCAGTCCAAGGAGTAGGCAATGTTGCTTACAATCTTTGCAAATACCTCCATAAAGATGGAGCTGAGCTGATTGTAACCGATATTCATAAACCGTCTGTAGAGAGGGCTGTTGCCGATTTTGGCGCTACTGCCGTTGATCCAACTGAGATTTACAGCATCAAATGCGATATTTTCGCGCCATGCGCCCTTGGAGGCGTCATTAACGATGATTCCCTTGCCAAGCTGAAGGCATCGGTCATTGCTGGTGCTGCTAACAACCAGCTTAAAGAAGAAAAGCATGGTGTTCGCTTGCAAGAAATGGGGATCGTATATGCTCCTGATTACGTTATTAATGCAGGCGGCGTCATTAATGTAGCAGATGAGTTAAACGGGTATAACCGTGACCGGGCATTTAAAAAAGTTGAGGGCATTTATGATAACGTCGCCCGTGTGTTTGAAATTGCCAAGGAAGAAAATATCCCTACGTTTCAAGCGGCTGACCGTATGGCCGAGCAGCGGATCGAGCGGGTCCGTTATGCAAGAGGGACGTTTTTGCAAAATGAGCATCACATCCTTTCGAGGAAAAAGTAAGCAGGAAGAGGTGGGCTAAATGGCGGAAAACTACGACCTTGTCATTGTCGGCGGCGGCATTGGCGGCTATGTGAGCGCAATTCGCGCCGCCCAAGAAGGGTTAAAAACAGCGCTCGTTGAACAAGGATTGCTAGGAGGCACATGCTTGCATAAAGGCTGCATTCCAAGTAAAGCATTGCTAAGAAGCGCGGAAGTGCTGCGCACCGCCAAAGAAGCAAGCGTGTTTGGCGTCGCAACT is a genomic window of Shouchella clausii containing:
- the spo0A gene encoding sporulation transcription factor Spo0A, whose translation is MSNVTVCIADDNRELVHLLSEYVGAQPDMEVIGTAFNGQECLTVVEEKMPDVLLLDIIMPHLDGLAVLERLSQREKKPQIIMLTAFGQEDVTKRAVDFGASYYVLKPFDMDALMEKIREIGGSKKAKRTRTSSLSFHTAPRPEERQVNLDASITSIIHEIGVPAHIKGYMYLREAITMVYKDIELLGSITKVLYPDIAKKFNTTASRVERAIRHAIEVAWSRGNIDSISNLFGYTVSQSKAKPTNSEFIAMVADKLRIEHKVS
- a CDS encoding sigma-54 interaction domain-containing protein; this encodes MNSAIFVGSGNESKQLLAVLLQLELFTSIAVISKEAPIQALAKKHRLPCYPDEQEGIQPADVAISDDPRWDSFCVKRWTFQMAWEKVLEAIKDDLLMKKAIHAIQDGMIVVNRFAQVQFMNEAAAHMAGVELAKAIGKPIQTLLPSSGLPRVIETQQPEYNQLHEFDNGTVIVTTRVPLIFGGACSGAIAVFKDVTEATQLAEQVTDLRSIQTMLEAIINSSNDAISVVDENGTGLMVNPAYTKLTGLNSDQIIGQPATADISEGESIHMQVLRTKKPVRGARLKLGPHKKDVIVNVAPVIVDGELKGSIGVIHDVSELNRLSSQLQHAQKRLATLEATYSFSEIVGTSKEMAFAIEQAKRGAKTSFPILLLGETGTGKELFAHAIHNESERKGQPFVRVNCAALTETLLESELFGYEQGAFSGALKSGKKGLFEEAEHGSIFLDEIGEMSPNTQAKLLRVLQEQEIVRVGGTKPIPIHVRVIAATNVDLEGAIREKRFREDLYYRLNKLPIRIPPLRERLSDLPALIDHLLRKLNLDYGHNIQSISKLVLSRFEGYYWPGNVRELENVLARSMIYMDLGATELTDVSLPQEFGQSGKREVSHAAAPKQLQAFLAEKEKEHLRQTLAEVDGVKTEAAKLLGISIRSLYYKLEKYNLA
- a CDS encoding Glu/Leu/Phe/Val family dehydrogenase, translated to MELFAKMVERDYEQVVVCQDKTSGLKAIIAIHDTTLGPALGGTRMWKYDTEEEAIEDVLRLARGMTYKNAAAGLNLGGGKAVIIGDPRSNKNEEMFRAFGRYIQGLNGRYITAEDVGTTVEDMDMIHQETDYVTGISPAFGASGNPSPVTAYGVYVGMKAAAKEGFGSEDLAGKTIAVQGVGNVAYNLCKYLHKDGAELIVTDIHKPSVERAVADFGATAVDPTEIYSIKCDIFAPCALGGVINDDSLAKLKASVIAGAANNQLKEEKHGVRLQEMGIVYAPDYVINAGGVINVADELNGYNRDRAFKKVEGIYDNVARVFEIAKEENIPTFQAADRMAEQRIERVRYARGTFLQNEHHILSRKK
- a CDS encoding DUF2627 domain-containing protein; the encoded protein is MGRVIALCILLIPIIGAGYGIKLMRDAFFFIQQQPYPAIWVQFLAGLLFFALGMWFLAGFIFHRDKKRGKVTRSFTRKKA